From the genome of Arthrobacter sp. ERGS1:01:
CCAGGACCACCCCAGGGTGCCGGCCGAGGCGCTGGCCGAGGCCCTGGAAGGGCTCGACCCCACGGTGCGGGCAGCCCTGGAGGAATCGATTGCCCGGGCACGGGCCTTCGCCACGGCCCAGCGCCCGGCCGACGTCGAACTTCCCATCGCCAACGGCGCCGTCATCTCACAGCGTTGGATTCCCGTACGCCGCGTGGGCCTGTACGTGCCAGGTGGGCTGGCTGCCTACCCGTCCTCGGTCATCATGAACGTTGTCCCGGCGTTGGCAGCCGGCGTCGGTTCCGTGGCCCTGGCGTCCCCGCCGCAAAAGGAATTCGGCGGGCTGCCGGACCTGACGGTCCTCGCCGCCGCGGCGCTGCTCGGCATCGACGAGGTCTACGCCATGGGCGGCGCCCAGGCCATCGCGGCCTTCGCCTACGGCGTCCCCGCCGGTACCACGGCCGCCGGTGACGGCGAGGTGCTGGAACCCGTCGACGTCGTCACGGGCCCCGGCAACATCTTCGTGGCAACCGCCAAGCGGCTCGTCAAGGGCGTGGTGGGCATCGACTCCGAGGCCGGCGCCACCGAGATCGCCGTGCTGGCCGACCACACCGCCAACCCCGTGTTCGTGGCCGCGGACCTGATCAGCCAGGCCGAACACGATCCCAACGCCGGCGCAGTCCTGGTGACCACCTCCCAGGAGCTGGCCGCCGCCGTCGAGGTTGAACTGGCCGCCCAGGTGGCCGCAACCACCCACCGCGAACGGGTGGAAACGGCGTTGAGCGGACCGCAGTCGGGGATCGTGCTCGTGGACGGGATCGACCAGGGCGTCGCCGTGTGCAACGCCTACGCCGCCGAACACCTCGAGGTGGTCACCGAGAACGCTGTCGAGGTCGCCTCCCGGATCACGAATGCCGGCGCCATCTTTGTGGGCGATTACAGCCCCGTGAGCCTTGGCGACTACTGCGCCGGCTCCAACCACGTGCTGCCCACCGGTGGCACGGCCGCGTTCTCCTCGGGCCTGAACGTGACCACGTTCCTGCGCGCCGTCCAGTTCATCAACTACGACAAGGATGCGCTGTCCCAGGTGGCGGGCCACGTCGTGGCGCTCTCGCGCGCCGAGGGCCTGCCGGCGCACGGGGATGCCGTGGCCGTGCGGTTTGCCTGAGGTACCGGCGCTGCCGGCGCGCGGCTATGGACGGCAACCACTATATGTGGTAATTACCTGATTGTAATTTCCCCATATGTAGCCATAGACTGGCCTTAACCGCTTTCCTGGAGGGACCTGGATGTACTGCCCGTTTTGCCGTAATCCCGACTCGCGCGTCGTTGATTCGCGCCTGTCCGACGACGGCTCATCGATTCGCCGGCGCCGCCAGTGCACCGAATGCGGGCGGCGCTTCAGCACGGTCGAAACGGCCAGCCTGTCCGTCAGCAAGCGCTCCGGCGTCGCGGAACCGTTCAGCCGCAGCAAGGTTATCAGTGGCGTCCGCAAGGCCTGCCAGGGCCGGCCCGTCACGGACGACGACCTGGCAAAACTGGCCCAGGAAGTGGAGGAATCCATCCGGGCCAGCGGAGCCGCCGAAATCGAGGCAAACGACGTCGGCCTGGCCATTTTGGCGCCGCTGCAACGCCTAGACCTGGTGGCCTACCTGCGTTTCGCCAGCGTCTACCAGGCGTTCAATTCCCTGGAAGACTTCGAGGATTCCATCAAGGAACTGCGCCGCGAATA
Proteins encoded in this window:
- the nrdR gene encoding transcriptional regulator NrdR, whose product is MYCPFCRNPDSRVVDSRLSDDGSSIRRRRQCTECGRRFSTVETASLSVSKRSGVAEPFSRSKVISGVRKACQGRPVTDDDLAKLAQEVEESIRASGAAEIEANDVGLAILAPLQRLDLVAYLRFASVYQAFNSLEDFEDSIKELRREYPAGTSAPHGP
- the hisD gene encoding histidinol dehydrogenase is translated as MTLTELKHAVPRTATATVTTAETAVTAIIADVRTRGFAALGELAEKFDGVAQDHPRVPAEALAEALEGLDPTVRAALEESIARARAFATAQRPADVELPIANGAVISQRWIPVRRVGLYVPGGLAAYPSSVIMNVVPALAAGVGSVALASPPQKEFGGLPDLTVLAAAALLGIDEVYAMGGAQAIAAFAYGVPAGTTAAGDGEVLEPVDVVTGPGNIFVATAKRLVKGVVGIDSEAGATEIAVLADHTANPVFVAADLISQAEHDPNAGAVLVTTSQELAAAVEVELAAQVAATTHRERVETALSGPQSGIVLVDGIDQGVAVCNAYAAEHLEVVTENAVEVASRITNAGAIFVGDYSPVSLGDYCAGSNHVLPTGGTAAFSSGLNVTTFLRAVQFINYDKDALSQVAGHVVALSRAEGLPAHGDAVAVRFA